The genome window tttcttctagctTAAATTATCAAGTGtcatttatctgtaatttttgcTCCCCAGAATTGTTTAAACatcgtattttatattaaatattatttacatattcttttatttcattagtttatttttttaaatgttaaatctcTCTTATCCAGAGCacatgtttttatcattttatcagaTGAATTTTAAGAGCAAGTAAATAGTTTTTCTAAAACAGAAATTGTCAATTTCTATAATTGCAGAAATAATATCTCAAAGTTTCTTTCATAATTAGTTCATTTTGTTAAAGCAAAAAGAGCCCCATTTAACACCTTTTTCACAACATATACGATTGATTAGTCTCTCCATACGTGTTACTATGTAAATTGCATATATGAACTGTTATTAATCTTGTTCTTTAACAGCTTGTTCATTAAGGTGTTGCTTTGCGTTATCTGCCTCAGTCTTTTTATGAATGGCTCATATATGTAAAACATCTTAGGCACAAGTGGTATTATTCAGTTGCTTTCTTTGACAGTAGTGATGccctttatataaaaaatttcctttatagtaaatttaatttcggATGGCTTGGTTTGcacatatataacaatatttcacATAAGTGAAGAAGGCAGCAGAAAACTGCTTCATTTCTTTACTTTAACAAGCAGCCTGGCGAGGATTCTCTTATTGTTAGGaactattgttatattttctataatgattTGTGCCTCACGTCAGGTCTCTTATGAATGTTAGGTTGTGACACTCAGTATgcgtgtataaataaattaatatcacattgttacatcagaaaaaataattttattttgtgtctaataattaaaatttaacaatttatattttttcttactatttttgaATAAGGAACAATCCattcgaaattattttatttaaaaagaaactaaaagtacgaggctcggctgataaatttttcacatatatacGTAGCATTGGAATGAAAatagatattggaatgaaataaaaaatgaataaaagtaacacCTTAGCtataaaatgtagtatttatttttcaatataatctccgTTTACAGTGATTCACTTTTTCCAacatgtgacaagtttttgcatccgtcactgaaaaattacagcggtctttctcggatccaagtggtcAGAGCTTCCTTCACCTTATCGTCAGTGGTCTCGTAGAAGTTAtcttattaatagaatttatcttatctttacagtataatttatctttgagatccctcttgagatgagggaacaAGTGGAAATCGGACGGAGCCAAATCCAGCAAGTATGGCAGATgcagaataggctcaaacttcagcttgcgaaGAGCATCAGAGAGTTTGTGTGATACCCATTGTGTACAGTATTTACGATAATCCAATTGCTCGATattatggcctactcgttctctagatatgcctaactgaatagcgatgcgttgctggatGATTCCCTACTCAcattgaagcaaatcgtccatcTCCTTTCGttgtttctcatcagtcacagaaactggtgaTCCACTGCGAGGTGCGTCTCAATTGTTGCTTTACAAGCTTCACATtagcgaaatttcaacgcccacctactCACaatactcctgtcaacagttttacTACCGTAAACTGCTTTAAACGacgaaaaatattcgtaggattcacattttctgctgttaaaaattagattactgtgtgctgttttaaccgtgttaaCATGTTGGCCATACgcaactccattttaactgctactgaaaacaaaccggtaaacagaTTTCAACCCATTATCGCAGGTTGAGGGTTGTAGAGGGGGATTTacaaatccccctctacaaactcGCCCAACTGACACACCCAActtgatagtaccttttgtctccataTAGCATGCTAgagtgcaaaatttatcagctgagccttGTATTTAATTCATTCAGATTCTATCACATTAACAATTAGTAATGGTGACATAACGGATTTTAATATGAATAAGCTGctgtaatttcatttcattatattcttATCTGGAACTGCACAtgttaataataacttataacatactataacttaaatatatttttagttatattaacttataacatatttttttttttttttttaatttaactatttgagttgtttctttgtttgtcatattaatttcttttgtcaTATTAATTTCACCAAAAACCTTATTAAATATACTAAGTGCTTCAAACACCAAACTTGTACGTGTGTgaaaaataacacacacacagataatgttataaaaatgtgcTTCTATTTTTGTCTCGGTCAAATCTAAATaacttccaaaaaaaatctgtctCCAAGTTTTTCTAGGGAAAATTATCTGAAGTTTATAATAATACCGTAGTAATGTCATTCAGCAAGTTTAGTATAGGTGTTTAAATCTAATAACAAGTACTGaggatagatttttaaattaattgtttagtttttgtttgtatttaccaGTTATGAACCAAATTTACATTCTAATTGAATGAAATACCAGTTTACTTCACAGGCTTATTTTTGTAGATACACCTTTCTACTGTAAAcagtattactgttattattctgCACAGAAGAAATTTCtgttattgaacaattttttaataaaagttgttaaaattatttttttattaataaccctTAGCAAATTGTTTAAGCATCGTATAACGTCAATTAGAATCagacctacttttttttttattttttttttgtcttcagtcatttgactgatttgatgcagctctccaagattccctatctagtgctagtcgtttcatttcagtataccctctacatcctacatccctaacaatttgttttacatattccaaacgtggcctgcctacacaattttttccttctacctgtccttccaatattaaagcgactgttccaggatgccttagtatgtggcctataagtctgtctcttcttttaactatatttttccaaatgcttctttcttcatctatttgccgcaatacctcttcatttgtcactttatccacccatctgatttttaacattctcctatagcaccgcatttcaaaagcttctaatcttttcttctcagatactccgattgtccaagtttcacttccatataaagcgacactccaaacatacactttcaaaaatctttccctgacatataaattaatttttgatgtaaacaaattatatttctgactgaaggctcgtttagcttgtgctattcggcatttaaatcgctcctgcttcgtccatctttagtaattctacttcccaaataacaaaattcttctacctccataatcttttctcctcctatttttacattcagtggtccatctttgttatttctactacatttcattacttttgttttcttcttgtttattttcatgcgatagttcttgcgtaggacttcatctataccgttcattgtttcttctaaatcctttttactctcggctagaattactatatcatcagcaaatcgtagcatctttatcttttcaccttgtactgttactccgaatctaaattgttctttaacatcattaactgctagttccatgtaaagattaaaaagtaacggagatagggaacatccttgtcggactccctttcttattacggcttctgtcttatgttcttcaattgttactgttgctgtttggttccggtacatgttagcaattgttcttctatctctgtatttaaaccctaatttttttaaaatgctgaacattttattccagtctacgtttcgaatgccttttctaggtctataaacgccaagtataaaCGGTCTATAAACGCCCAGACCTACTAAGATCAAATTatccaagatttaaaaaaaaaaataaattaccgttAATGCTGCCATCACAAAgtggtttttattattgtatgtattcAGTTTTGTGAAATTAGTAtgattactgttttaattttatttgtagtttttataatttattttaaaatttcaagaattacttttttatcttatcaAACATTTCTCAGTTTATAATTAATCAGTTATACTGTctgcatatttttatcaaaataattttaatttatataaaaatgtataacaagtactttaattaatgacatttccatttaaataagattgttgtaataaaatttcattaccaaataagatcttttatatttttaattttatttatcacattgcatatttgcagtttattttatatctgCAATTTTCCATTGTCCATTATCTTCATggatgattatttttcttttgtatgattaacaaaataaaaataaaaattaaagcatctTAAATATGTCATTTAACACTTCcaaaatttgaatgataacattattaatttcaatatacgattcaaatatatcaattataataaataaactaccaAATTAAGTAATAAGAAATCCAATAATAAGGGAAAGAATTAACTGATTGAGTGGCATCTTTCAATTCTTAAATCATCTTCTGTCTTTATTACTTTCCCTATCAGTGGAAATTAGGATATTAAAATAAGagaattattattgtaacagATGAAAATTTCTAATACCAAGTCTTTTGCTTTTCTGCaatcaaaaatgattaataaaaaagaatgacgtttttatatatagtttataacgTAAAACCCATAACATAcaagaaattttccaaaaatacaagatatatttTGTCTGTTTCCTTTTTAAACACTTAATTCCATTACTATTAAGAGATTATAACATATCTGAAAACTTTGTGAGAGGGAAAGAGTCTTAGCTCAGCTGATACTGTTTTTCAACCATGCTgtcaattgatttttattataattgtataggaattttatggtaaatatttacttatttatttttttaaaaacttcatctAATCATGACCTCATTTGaattgattgtaaaataatattaaaacgaaaATGATACACAGCATAATCAACACAATagtctgtttttttgtttgttttttttatatcagttaattatttttttggctatactgtacattaattttatttaataaaagtgtatATAGAGTTCATATCATTTGATGATCAGATACAGAAGGTTTTTTTAATAGGAGACGTAGTAAATATTATCTCCTGTAGTATTATGTgtagttataatataattataataatataaaattatttattaaaaaagcttttatttaactaatattaatattaacattaataaaaaaaaggaaacaaattataaaaaccctctaaaaagtaaaaaataaaaattaaattaaattgagaattttaaacaaaaaaaatattaacaaatataaaaatgcattgaaaagtaaaaaataaattatataaatatccaataaataaaaaataaataaatttaataattattaaattttaaaattaaaagtaataaaatatttagttaaataaaagcgtggcgcagtttttataatttatttaaagcaacacaacatttatttttacaacaattaatcttcattttcattttcaataacgacgcgaggaggcagAAAGGTCTgatggaacctctccagttgagccAGACTacctacaagtaacaatctgggaaaatgtacccactcgctttctttgtacgtgttatCACATAGTtgagttcatcttcgaattctgcttcaGTTCTAatccaaattgaacgcactctttctgctaagagtttcattttaattaattatgaatttttatttaacaaattcataattaccaattataatgataataatgataataattaataatttttcagattaccatcaaaatgtaataactttgtgcaatatttctaaatttaatttttatttttaatcttattaacccttaaagatcatctcggtgcaaatttgaaccatcaaagaattgaaacttgagttattttattacagataaataaagtatatacatatactaacaacctcattaaacaaaaaatatattttaaaatacagcaaatgtctataaataaaagattgttataaaaactgcgccacgcttttatttaactaaatattttcatttcttttaattttaaaatttaataattattacatttatttatttatttttatttattgattatttattagatatttatataatttattttttacttttcagtgcatttttatatttgttaatatattatatttttttgtttaaaattctctatttgatttaattcttattttttactttttagagggtttttctaatttatttcctttttttattaatgttagtttaatattaatattagttaaataaaagcttttttaaaacataattttttatatgtaatcaaatattttttgtatttttttttttgttttttgtattctttttttattttttactttttagtcttaatgaacaataaactttttacatccaaaaaaaatattcttaataatatttatatctgaatattattgtttgttcaagtttgttagTTTATTAaggctaaaaagtaaaaatatttatttttacacattgaagttacatacgtgtaccaaatttcaatcattttcatacaatagttgatgagaaataaaaattttaagcaacatgcatgaattaGCGTAGTGGTAGCATGTGGGGTTGTGGGGATGGTTTCATATCAAAATGCCAACACTGtagcattgtattgtcatcgaagttacatacgtgaatcaaatttcactgattttcatagtatagttcatgagaaataaaaattttcagcaacatgcatgaatttagcatagGAGTATAGCGTGgttcatatccaaattctaacaccgtagtattgtattgtcatcgaagttacatacgtgtaccaaatttcattgattttcatacgatagatcaaaagatatagcagttgcaagatttgattataactaaagcaagttaaataaaagcttataaaataaatcaagccTGAAGTTGATCAAAGAATTTAAAGATAGATATCTCGTAATTGGTCATTTAATATTGCATTtggtagcatttatttattttatttttttcactgaatGCTACTAtaaaatgcttttacaaaattattatggtTTCATTACGTGTCGGTGTTTTACACACTGCAATTTTGTATTGTTGCTAGATATTATATATTGTTAGATATTACATGTAGGTAGTTTTACATAGAACAGTTAatcaaacttaacaaaaaaatagattcaaGAACCCACTACTTTCAAATACTTTCTCAGTACTTAAGGGAACAAATTAGTGATTACATTAgttactgttttaattataaattcataattcttttatataacaCTTTTAAATTCCCTTGATTTATCAATCAAACAGTACAGTAAATATTAGTATTGTACCTTAGggaatttttctataatatatttgttgtattaACAATTCTATCTCATacaccaaaattatttttcttttcataaattaaagcagaacaaaacaaaaagatgttatgaatttatacaaattaaatacagttGTAATTAATTCgtcctttcatactagaacaatgtgttgaagggaaaaattatatggaatttttaaacatgaatttcTAATAGTGCTTGAATTTGTGGTACAGATGATAATATACCAATTTTAGCTACTTAGCACTAACTTTACATTTCAATATATGGTTACTTTTTAAAGATGCATGAGTTaatatgattgtaaaaatatatttataacttggTGGGGGGAAAATGCCCACTGTAGGGAAATCTTCAGTAAACCTTCTATTGTAAAGGCTTTTGGACAACAGTAGTTGTCTTTCTTCCTGAAAACATCCTTTGtccttgaaatattttaagtacataGATCAATAATAGATAGAATCCTGAGCCTGTAACCAGATGGATACCTGAACTTCATCGCTCTAAGACAGGAAGAACAACAGAAATACGTTCAGTAACGGTATCGATGTGATTTCCGATTAGTTCCTACAACaatagaaacaaaagaacaaatcTATTACTTTCTGACAGTTATATTATGTCCAATGCCCTCATTTGTAATTAGATACTCTGCATAATTGTTCACCAAAACTCTAACTGAAAACTTTTCCTATTAGACAGTGTCAAAACACATAGTACACAGTGCAGATATTGAACACTTACAAATTGAAAAGAGCATTACCCTTTACACAATTTCTACTCTAAAACTAGTGAAATTTAGGCTTTCCGCTCAAATGGATGCATCAAATAATAGAGCCAGTTTGCAAAAACTGTGGTACAGTAGTtgtaggttaaaaaattaatctctcaCTTTCTATCTACTTTCTTTACCATTCACTAACTACTCCCTTCAAATTCATTCTCTAccttaattttactgaatgaaGTTCCTTGTGGGGACAACCTGTAAATGAGTACTGAAAGTAAAATTATGAtgccttctttttttaactttaacagaATGATTGGTTGAATTGTGTGATTGTTTGAGACTAAATGTCAACAGTACatagtaaaaaaggaaaattcaataTGAATCGCTTTTATCACTGATAATTTACTGgatcagtttaataaatataaattcaattgttattttattcttacatCATATCCTTTCTTTTCCTGCATCCATCCACATCAGATGCATACAGTCTAAAAAACTAATCATAttcatatttaagttatttaatgaaaCCTCATTTACCAGACTGaccaaaaataaaatgactgtttttattgttactgttattattattatttattttttttaattgttttattatattttaaagaaaacataatagtaaaaacaataaaatttagaattcactgatataaaaactaagaaataatatttcggTAAGGATTTATGATAAATCAGTAGAAATAGAATACTTTGATAtaattgtaacaatttgtttatatctttcagtatttttgttatataaattattatcgttagatttttttttattaaataattttaattttgttttcaggaTGCATTCTATGGGATTACATTCGGCGTTAGCCATAAAACGccaaagaaaaagaagagaagaacaaaaaaaagcacGTGATCGCAGATTCAGTTCACAATCGACAGAGAGCGGTTTAGGTGAATCGCGATCGTCATGTGCAAGTCCAAGAAACAGTATCGGCAGTTTGGATCATCGATCGTTAAAAGGTGTACGTCGCGCAAACAGAAAACGTCATCAACAGGTCGTACCGCAGGACAAAGTTGTGTCGAGTATCGGAATGTTACACGTTGGTGTCGTATTTCTTGTACTAGGAAGTTTTTTGATAGGTTCGGGATTAATACCGGACGATGTAGACAATTGGGGTAAACCGCCCGGTGGTGTGTGGTTCAACGAACTCGTTATCGCCGGTGGTATGGCGTTAGGTATCggtatatttctaattattttaaataaaataatcgcaCAAAAAGAAGAAGATGATTTAACCGAATACGTACAACGTCAATTAACCCGATCGCGATCGGGTCATAGATTAGTAAGAGATGTAGAAACCGGTTGTTTAACGACAAAACGTGAAAATCGTAGTAAATCTAACGACGAtacgtttgaaaatttaaatacagaagtCGAAGGTTTAACACCAGTACATTTTAGCCCGACCTTACGGTCACCGCCACCGTTATCGGCATCGACACCTCGTTCTGATTTAGAAAGAATTTTAGAAGAAGAGTTTTCT of Lycorma delicatula isolate Av1 chromosome 9, ASM4794821v1, whole genome shotgun sequence contains these proteins:
- the LOC142329936 gene encoding uncharacterized protein LOC142329936 isoform X2 — encoded protein: MKMHSMGLHSALAIKRQRKRREEQKKARDRRFSSQSTESGLGESRSSCASPRNSIGSLDHRSLKGVRRANRKRHQQVVPQDKVVSSIGMLHVGVVFLVLGSFLIGSGLIPDDVDNWGKPPGGVWFNELVIAGGMALGIGIFLIILNKIIAQKEEDDLTEYVQRQLTRSRSGHRLVRDVETGCLTTKRENRSKSNDDTFENLNTEVEGLTPVHFSPTLRSPPPLSASTPRSDLERILEEEFSEKGEEECRAMDRFNKETLSDGTPGSDTRELLSTRYYGNMPM
- the LOC142329936 gene encoding uncharacterized protein LOC142329936 isoform X3; this encodes MMHSMGLHSALAIKRQRKRREEQKKARDRRFSSQSTESGLGESRSSCASPRNSIGSLDHRSLKGVRRANRKRHQQVVPQDKVVSSIGMLHVGVVFLVLGSFLIGSGLIPDDVDNWGKPPGGVWFNELVIAGGMALGIGIFLIILNKIIAQKEEDDLTEYVQRQLTRSRSGHRLVRDVETGCLTTKRENRSKSNDDTFENLNTEVEGLTPVHFSPTLRSPPPLSASTPRSDLERILEEEFSEKGEEECRAMDRFNKETLSDGTPGSDTRELLSTRYYGNMPM
- the LOC142329936 gene encoding uncharacterized protein LOC142329936 isoform X1, with translation MQMHSMGLHSALAIKRQRKRREEQKKARDRRFSSQSTESGLGESRSSCASPRNSIGSLDHRSLKGVRRANRKRHQQVVPQDKVVSSIGMLHVGVVFLVLGSFLIGSGLIPDDVDNWGKPPGGVWFNELVIAGGMALGIGIFLIILNKIIAQKEEDDLTEYVQRQLTRSRSGHRLVRDVETGCLTTKRENRSKSNDDTFENLNTEVEGLTPVHFSPTLRSPPPLSASTPRSDLERILEEEFSEKGEEECRAMDRFNKETLSDGTPGSDTRELLSTRYYGNMPM
- the LOC142329936 gene encoding uncharacterized protein LOC142329936 isoform X4, translating into MHSMGLHSALAIKRQRKRREEQKKARDRRFSSQSTESGLGESRSSCASPRNSIGSLDHRSLKGVRRANRKRHQQVVPQDKVVSSIGMLHVGVVFLVLGSFLIGSGLIPDDVDNWGKPPGGVWFNELVIAGGMALGIGIFLIILNKIIAQKEEDDLTEYVQRQLTRSRSGHRLVRDVETGCLTTKRENRSKSNDDTFENLNTEVEGLTPVHFSPTLRSPPPLSASTPRSDLERILEEEFSEKGEEECRAMDRFNKETLSDGTPGSDTRELLSTRYYGNMPM